The following are encoded together in the Candidatus Methylomirabilota bacterium genome:
- a CDS encoding ABC transporter substrate-binding protein: MAKRWVPAVLAATIGTLVTLAALTPAPAQAPKRGGKLVVGLSQDIPGLDPHPSTSTITYQVLSLVFQSLVDFDRDLNLRPVLAESWRASPNGREWTFVLRRGVRFHNGRELTAQDVKFTFERILDPKTAARGRGALSIIERVQAVDARTVRFHLARPSGAFLSRIAQTFQAIIPPEAVAGDTFKAIGTGPYQLVEWKTNERIELRRFPDYWEPGLPYLDELTLKPIPDGTVRFTALQTGDAGLIQVIPLERLAELAQSPSKDYQVRQVKGGGGFSAVILNSRKPPFNDVRVRRAAALAVDKQEVVLGVWRGFGQPINQLMPPGPAWFFKVADRRPDVEQAKRLLAEAGVPRGFKVVHTVGQVANLVPAAQVFQAQVGRVGVDVSLEVMDWAAYIKRQRAIDFVSTNTGFFPKGDPDDAYFRYFHSKGGANELSGGYANPTVDRLLEEAEATVDEKKRGEVYARAVEIIQDEVPMIITALGDAAIGWRTPVKGFEPHIIGIFAYPGGGLSHTWIDH; this comes from the coding sequence ATGGCCAAGCGCTGGGTTCCGGCCGTACTGGCCGCCACGATCGGCACGCTCGTCACCCTGGCTGCCCTCACGCCCGCGCCGGCCCAGGCCCCGAAGCGGGGCGGCAAGCTCGTGGTGGGCTTGAGCCAGGACATTCCGGGCCTCGACCCGCACCCCTCGACCTCGACCATCACCTACCAGGTGCTGAGCCTCGTGTTCCAGAGCCTCGTCGACTTCGACCGTGACCTGAACCTCCGGCCCGTCCTGGCCGAGTCCTGGCGCGCCTCGCCGAACGGCCGCGAGTGGACGTTCGTGCTGCGCAGGGGCGTGAGGTTCCACAACGGACGCGAGCTCACCGCGCAGGACGTGAAGTTCACCTTCGAGCGGATCCTCGATCCGAAGACCGCCGCCCGTGGCCGCGGCGCGCTGTCCATCATCGAGCGCGTCCAGGCGGTCGATGCCCGGACCGTCCGCTTCCATCTGGCGCGGCCGTCCGGCGCCTTCCTCTCGCGGATCGCCCAGACGTTCCAGGCCATCATCCCGCCCGAGGCGGTCGCTGGCGACACGTTCAAGGCCATCGGCACCGGACCCTACCAGCTCGTCGAGTGGAAGACCAACGAGCGGATCGAGCTCCGGCGCTTCCCCGACTACTGGGAGCCCGGGCTACCCTACCTCGACGAGCTCACGCTCAAGCCGATCCCCGACGGGACGGTGCGTTTCACCGCGCTGCAGACCGGCGACGCCGGGCTGATCCAGGTGATCCCGCTCGAGCGGCTGGCCGAGCTCGCCCAGAGCCCGTCGAAGGACTACCAGGTCCGGCAGGTGAAGGGTGGGGGCGGCTTCAGCGCCGTGATCCTCAACAGCCGCAAGCCCCCGTTCAACGACGTGCGCGTGCGGCGGGCCGCGGCCCTGGCCGTCGACAAGCAGGAGGTGGTCCTCGGCGTCTGGCGGGGATTCGGGCAGCCCATCAACCAGCTCATGCCTCCCGGCCCCGCCTGGTTCTTCAAGGTGGCCGACCGCCGGCCCGACGTCGAGCAGGCGAAGCGGCTCCTCGCCGAGGCCGGGGTGCCGCGGGGCTTCAAGGTCGTGCACACGGTCGGGCAGGTGGCGAACCTGGTCCCGGCCGCCCAGGTGTTCCAGGCCCAGGTCGGCCGGGTCGGCGTCGACGTGTCGCTCGAGGTGATGGACTGGGCCGCCTACATCAAGCGCCAGCGCGCCATCGACTTCGTGAGCACCAACACGGGCTTCTTCCCGAAGGGCGATCCCGACGACGCCTACTTCCGCTACTTCCACTCGAAGGGAGGCGCCAACGAGCTGTCCGGCGGTTATGCGAACCCGACGGTGGACCGTCTGCTCGAGGAGGCCGAGGCGACGGTGGACGAGAAGAAGCGCGGCGAGGTCTACGCGCGGGCCGTGGAGATCATCCAGGACGAGGTGCCGATGATCATCACGGCGCTCGGCGATGCCGCCATCGGCTGGCGGACCCCCGTCAAGGGGTTCGAGCCCCACATCATCGGGATCTTCGCCTATCCGGGAGGCGGGCTCAGCCACACCTGGATCGACCACTGA
- a CDS encoding Uma2 family endonuclease yields the protein MTIRLRVTAQDLWRLGEGDVRRELVNGEVIEMAPVGGVHGDVTLKIARRLAEHVERHGGGKVLVGDVGFVLSLPADPERVRAPDVAFVGSARLPEGRLPQGFLSGAPDLAVEVLSPSDNPVDVQQKVRDYLEAGARLVWIVAPQAKTVTVYRRDGSARLVREAEHMDGEDVLPGLTVPLADVLP from the coding sequence ATGACCATCAGGCTGCGTGTGACGGCCCAAGACCTGTGGCGCCTTGGCGAAGGCGATGTCCGGCGGGAGCTGGTCAACGGCGAGGTCATCGAGATGGCGCCGGTCGGTGGCGTGCATGGTGACGTCACACTGAAGATCGCCAGAAGGCTCGCCGAGCACGTGGAGCGTCACGGGGGTGGCAAGGTGCTCGTGGGGGATGTCGGCTTCGTGCTGAGCCTTCCGGCCGATCCCGAGCGGGTGCGCGCGCCCGATGTCGCCTTCGTGGGAAGCGCGCGGCTGCCGGAAGGCCGGCTCCCGCAAGGCTTCCTCTCGGGGGCGCCGGACCTGGCGGTGGAAGTGCTGTCTCCTTCCGACAATCCGGTGGACGTTCAGCAGAAGGTGCGCGACTACCTGGAAGCGGGCGCCCGCCTGGTCTGGATCGTCGCTCCCCAGGCGAAGACGGTCACCGTGTATCGCCGCGATGGATCGGCTCGTCTCGTGCGCGAGGCCGAGCACATGGACGGAGAGGATGTCCTACCGGGGTTGACGGTCCCCCTCGCGGACGTGCTCCCCTAG
- a CDS encoding ABC transporter permease — MATYLGARLLGALPMLFLMSLVVFAIVYLIPGDPVDAMLGQEADPVARQALRRELGLDQPLWRQYTSWVGRALHGDLGRSLRAQQPVAALIREKLPATLLLTTAAAAIAILIAVPAGTVAAVRRNTPADFLAMLGALLGVSIPSFWSGIMLILVFALLLGWFPAMGYASPLADPVQALRHLVLPALTLGSVMAGAVTRQIRAQLLQELGRDYVRTARAKGLRETRTVVRHALRNSLIPAVTVMGVQFSILLGGAVITEQIFAWPGVGQLAVHAILNRDYPVLQGVILTVALLVTGVNLLVDGVYALLDPRIRLT, encoded by the coding sequence ATGGCGACCTACCTGGGGGCGCGGCTCCTCGGCGCCCTGCCCATGCTCTTCCTGATGTCGCTCGTCGTCTTCGCCATCGTCTACCTGATCCCCGGCGATCCCGTCGACGCCATGCTGGGCCAGGAGGCCGACCCCGTGGCCCGCCAGGCGCTCCGGCGCGAGCTCGGGCTCGACCAGCCCCTCTGGCGCCAGTACACGAGCTGGGTCGGCCGCGCGCTTCACGGGGACCTGGGCCGGTCGCTCCGAGCCCAGCAGCCGGTGGCGGCGCTGATCCGGGAGAAGCTCCCCGCCACGCTCCTGCTCACCACCGCCGCCGCCGCCATCGCCATCCTGATCGCGGTCCCGGCCGGCACCGTGGCCGCCGTGCGCCGGAACACGCCGGCCGATTTCCTCGCCATGCTCGGCGCGCTCCTCGGGGTCTCCATCCCGAGCTTCTGGTCCGGCATCATGCTGATTCTCGTCTTCGCCCTCCTGCTCGGGTGGTTCCCCGCGATGGGCTACGCGAGTCCGCTGGCCGACCCGGTCCAGGCCCTCCGGCACCTGGTCCTCCCGGCGCTGACGCTGGGCTCGGTGATGGCCGGCGCGGTCACTCGACAGATCCGGGCGCAGCTCCTGCAGGAGCTCGGCCGCGATTACGTCCGGACCGCCCGCGCCAAGGGCTTGCGCGAGACCCGCACGGTGGTCCGACACGCGCTCCGGAATTCGCTGATCCCGGCGGTGACGGTCATGGGCGTCCAGTTCAGCATCCTCCTGGGCGGGGCGGTGATCACCGAGCAGATCTTCGCGTGGCCCGGCGTCGGCCAGCTCGCTGTCCACGCGATCCTCAACCGCGACTACCCGGTGCTTCAGGGTGTGATCCTGACCGTCGCGCTGCTGGTCACCGGCGTGAACCTCCTGGTGGATGGCGTGTATGCCCTCCTCGACCCGCGGATTCGCCTCACCTGA
- a CDS encoding ABC transporter permease gives MPSSTRGFASPDAGSGGSPPGGRGWGRALSRLGRSHLAFVGGVLVAATVVVAAIAPVLATHDPVAMNFGALLARPGSGHLLGADQFGRDMLSRVVYGARLSVRIGLLSVGLALLVGLPIGALAGYVGGKLDNLLMRVMDALMAFPALLLALGLVAAMGPGTTSAIVAIGVVYIPGVARLTRGVVLAERAQEYVEAARALGQADRRILARHILPNCTSALLVQATVNFANAIVIEAGLSFLGVGTPPPAPSWGLMLNEARAFMTSAPHVAVVPGAAISLAVLGLNLLGDGLRDALDPRLAE, from the coding sequence ATGCCCTCCTCGACCCGCGGATTCGCCTCACCTGACGCGGGCTCCGGCGGGTCGCCGCCGGGCGGGCGGGGGTGGGGCCGGGCGCTCTCGCGGCTCGGCCGGAGTCACCTCGCCTTCGTCGGCGGTGTCCTCGTCGCCGCGACGGTCGTCGTCGCGGCGATCGCCCCGGTGCTCGCGACGCACGATCCGGTCGCCATGAACTTCGGGGCGCTCCTGGCCCGGCCCGGCTCGGGCCACCTCCTGGGCGCCGACCAGTTCGGCCGGGACATGCTCTCCCGGGTGGTCTACGGGGCCCGCCTGTCGGTCCGGATCGGCCTCCTGTCGGTCGGCCTCGCGCTCCTGGTCGGCCTTCCCATCGGGGCGCTGGCTGGCTACGTCGGCGGCAAGCTCGACAACCTGCTGATGCGGGTGATGGACGCCCTGATGGCCTTCCCCGCGCTCCTGCTGGCGCTCGGCCTGGTGGCGGCCATGGGGCCCGGCACGACCAGCGCCATCGTGGCCATCGGCGTCGTGTACATCCCCGGGGTCGCCCGGCTCACGCGGGGGGTCGTGCTGGCCGAGCGCGCCCAGGAGTACGTGGAGGCCGCGCGGGCCCTGGGGCAGGCGGATCGGCGGATCCTGGCGCGTCACATCCTGCCGAATTGCACCTCGGCGCTCCTCGTCCAGGCGACGGTGAACTTCGCGAACGCCATCGTGATCGAGGCGGGGCTCTCCTTCCTCGGCGTCGGCACGCCACCGCCGGCGCCGAGCTGGGGCCTCATGCTCAACGAGGCGCGCGCCTTCATGACCAGCGCGCCCCACGTGGCGGTCGTTCCCGGCGCCGCCATCTCGCTGGCGGTCCTCGGCCTGAACCTCCTCGGGGACGGACTGCGGGATGCCCTCGACCCCCGCCTCGCCGAGTGA
- a CDS encoding ABC transporter substrate-binding protein: MTRNESRAFRLRSTVIGLALAVAAGGIAAAQAPDIKVGVFGPLTGPAAADGNGCLYATQLAGDQANAKGGINGRKVTIVSADDQAKPSEGIAAVQKLVSRDGAIAVVSCSYSGATRSAAPVAQQAKVPMVVAYAVHPDITRAGEYAWRIFSLGPVQGHAIAVMAREDGKAGRAAVLWAKNDYGESISTAATQRFTALGGQVVLSEPFALGDKDFTTLLTKVRAATPDVLLVVGYYNEGALLVQQARRLGLTMPVYASDGLSAPKFVELAGTAAEGVVVSAATDLTSSLFKAFAQEFEARHKYVPDSVPSHGYDAMLVVLEALRRGGASADGVLKGLGEMKEFTGVNGTIVFTPEREIRTDQSFWKIQGGRFTQYKLVPYDRVK, translated from the coding sequence GTGACCCGCAATGAGTCCCGCGCGTTTCGGCTCCGATCGACTGTCATCGGCCTGGCGCTCGCCGTCGCCGCCGGCGGGATCGCCGCCGCCCAGGCCCCCGACATCAAGGTTGGCGTCTTCGGCCCTCTCACCGGTCCAGCCGCCGCCGACGGCAACGGGTGTCTCTATGCCACCCAGCTCGCCGGAGACCAGGCCAACGCCAAGGGTGGGATCAACGGCCGGAAGGTCACGATCGTGTCCGCCGACGACCAGGCCAAGCCGTCGGAGGGCATCGCGGCGGTCCAGAAGCTCGTGAGCCGCGACGGCGCCATCGCGGTGGTGAGCTGCTCGTACAGCGGCGCGACCCGCTCGGCGGCGCCCGTGGCTCAGCAAGCCAAGGTGCCGATGGTCGTGGCCTATGCCGTCCACCCCGACATCACCAGGGCCGGTGAGTACGCGTGGCGCATCTTCAGTCTCGGTCCGGTCCAGGGTCACGCGATCGCCGTGATGGCGCGGGAGGATGGGAAGGCGGGGCGGGCCGCGGTGCTCTGGGCCAAGAACGATTACGGAGAGTCGATCTCGACGGCGGCCACCCAGCGGTTCACCGCCCTCGGCGGCCAGGTGGTGCTGAGCGAGCCGTTCGCGCTCGGCGACAAGGACTTCACGACCCTCCTGACCAAGGTCCGGGCGGCCACCCCGGACGTCCTGCTCGTCGTCGGCTACTACAACGAGGGCGCGCTCCTGGTCCAGCAGGCTCGCCGGCTGGGCCTCACCATGCCCGTCTACGCGTCCGATGGGCTGAGCGCCCCGAAGTTCGTCGAGCTGGCCGGCACCGCGGCCGAGGGCGTCGTCGTCTCGGCCGCCACCGACCTCACCTCGAGCCTGTTCAAGGCGTTCGCCCAGGAGTTCGAGGCGCGCCACAAGTACGTGCCCGACAGCGTGCCGAGCCACGGCTACGACGCCATGCTCGTCGTGCTGGAGGCGCTCCGCCGTGGGGGGGCGAGCGCCGACGGCGTCCTCAAGGGGCTCGGGGAGATGAAGGAGTTCACCGGGGTGAACGGCACCATCGTGTTCACCCCCGAGCGGGAGATCCGCACCGACCAGTCGTTCTGGAAGATCCAGGGCGGGAGATTCACGCAGTACAAGCTCGTCCCCTACGACCGGGTGAAGTGA
- a CDS encoding branched-chain amino acid ABC transporter permease, whose product MGALPQHLVNGLTVGSLYALLAIGLSLTYGVLRIIHIAHGAVYMLGGMISYTLMVRFRLPPLPAIALTLAACAGVGVVFERWAYRPLRTAPIIVTLISSLGLLLMVENLARIAWGPLTQPYPQFVSLRVYALGSVIVTNLQLLVLALGLALMVALQWCLRHTQVGLATLAAVQNPRGARLCGIDIDAIALVIFAVGSGLAGLAGILEGLYLTSVDPSMGQIFGLKAFVAVVVGGLGSIAGTMLAAYLIGLLEALTAAYVSAGLRDVITFALLVLVLMVRPSGLLGRRVDRA is encoded by the coding sequence ATGGGCGCTCTGCCCCAGCACCTCGTCAACGGCCTGACCGTCGGCAGCCTCTACGCGCTGCTGGCGATCGGGCTCTCGCTCACCTACGGGGTGCTGCGTATCATTCACATCGCCCACGGCGCGGTGTACATGCTCGGCGGCATGATCTCCTACACGCTCATGGTCCGATTCCGGCTTCCGCCGCTCCCGGCCATCGCGCTGACCCTGGCGGCCTGCGCCGGCGTCGGCGTCGTCTTCGAGCGCTGGGCCTATCGACCGCTGCGGACGGCGCCGATCATCGTGACGCTGATCAGCTCTCTCGGCCTCCTTCTCATGGTGGAGAACCTGGCCCGGATCGCGTGGGGACCGCTCACCCAGCCCTATCCCCAGTTCGTCTCCCTGCGCGTCTACGCGTTGGGCTCCGTCATCGTCACCAACCTCCAGCTCCTCGTCCTCGCCCTCGGGCTCGCCTTGATGGTGGCGCTCCAGTGGTGCCTCCGCCACACCCAGGTGGGCCTGGCGACCCTGGCCGCGGTGCAGAACCCGCGCGGCGCGCGCCTCTGCGGCATCGACATCGACGCCATCGCCCTCGTGATCTTCGCGGTCGGCTCCGGGCTGGCCGGCCTGGCCGGGATTCTCGAGGGCCTCTACCTCACCAGCGTCGACCCCTCGATGGGTCAGATCTTCGGGCTCAAGGCCTTCGTGGCCGTCGTCGTCGGAGGACTCGGCAGCATCGCGGGCACGATGCTGGCCGCGTATCTCATCGGCCTGCTGGAAGCCCTGACCGCCGCCTACGTGTCGGCCGGGCTCCGGGACGTGATCACCTTCGCGCTCCTGGTCCTGGTCCTCATGGTCCGTCCGTCCGGTCTGCTGGGCCGGCGCGTGGATCGCGCCTGA
- a CDS encoding branched-chain amino acid ABC transporter permease has protein sequence MLDLFFGPYALTLLFLVAINVTLAGSLNLITGYGGQVSIGHVAFYAVGAYTAAILSTAWGWSFWLTLPAAVVVSFAAGVLIGAPSLRVEHDFLAIVTLGLGLVVQGLALNLEVTGGPYGISNVRRIAVLGRTLGPWGHAALAVGLAGLTLFLVHRIQGSRVGTALLAIREDALAAEVTGIETARYKVLAFALGGTFAGAAGALYAHYATFVSSDSFDLAASISMLAMAVVGGLGTRLGPLVGAVLLTLVPELMRFTAEYRMVLYGLMLVVMMRCLPRGLLGRSAIRTGG, from the coding sequence GTGCTGGACCTCTTCTTCGGACCCTATGCGCTGACGCTCCTCTTCCTGGTGGCGATCAACGTGACGCTGGCCGGCAGCCTCAATCTCATCACCGGGTATGGCGGCCAGGTCTCCATCGGGCACGTCGCGTTCTACGCCGTCGGCGCGTACACGGCGGCCATCCTCAGTACCGCCTGGGGCTGGAGCTTCTGGCTCACCCTGCCGGCGGCGGTGGTGGTGTCGTTCGCCGCCGGCGTCCTCATCGGCGCGCCGAGCCTCCGCGTGGAGCACGACTTCCTGGCCATCGTGACGCTGGGCCTGGGGCTGGTGGTCCAGGGCCTGGCGCTGAACCTCGAGGTCACCGGCGGGCCCTACGGCATCTCGAATGTCCGCCGCATCGCGGTGCTCGGCCGGACGCTCGGACCCTGGGGGCACGCGGCGCTGGCCGTCGGCCTGGCCGGCCTCACGCTCTTCCTCGTACACCGGATCCAGGGCTCGCGGGTGGGGACGGCCCTGCTGGCGATCCGCGAGGACGCGCTGGCCGCCGAGGTGACCGGGATCGAGACGGCCCGCTACAAGGTGCTGGCCTTCGCCCTGGGCGGCACCTTCGCGGGCGCGGCCGGCGCGCTCTACGCCCACTACGCGACCTTCGTGAGCAGCGACTCCTTCGACCTGGCCGCCTCGATCTCGATGCTGGCCATGGCCGTGGTCGGCGGCCTGGGCACGCGGCTCGGGCCGCTCGTCGGCGCCGTGCTGCTGACGCTGGTCCCCGAGCTGATGCGGTTCACCGCCGAGTACCGCATGGTGCTCTACGGCCTCATGCTGGTGGTCATGATGCGTTGTCTGCCCCGCGGCCTGCTCGGCCGGTCGGCCATCCGGACGGGCGGCTGA
- a CDS encoding ABC transporter ATP-binding protein: MAPLLELDDVVVRFGGLTALAGVTVDVTAGELVGIIGPNGAGKTTLFNAVTGVVRLTAGRVLLAGGTLGGLRPSAVVRRGIARTFQTARVFRELTVARNVAAGLHTQTRAGVLDALVGTPRARRERRAAEARIHELLDFAGLAGKADRAAGDLALPDLRRLEIARALAARPRVLLLDEPAAGLDAADVAGVVAVIRRIHGLGATVLVIEHNMPVLMRLAQRVVVLDHGVKIAEGPPAAVQRDPRVVEAYLGHAGDPGGLAG; the protein is encoded by the coding sequence ATGGCGCCCCTGCTGGAGCTCGACGACGTCGTCGTCCGGTTCGGCGGCCTGACCGCGCTGGCCGGCGTCACGGTGGACGTGACGGCGGGCGAGCTGGTCGGGATCATCGGCCCCAACGGCGCCGGGAAGACGACGCTCTTCAACGCGGTCACCGGGGTCGTCCGCTTGACCGCCGGCCGCGTCCTCCTGGCGGGCGGGACCCTCGGCGGCCTGCGGCCGTCGGCCGTGGTCCGCCGGGGGATCGCCCGCACCTTCCAGACCGCCCGCGTGTTCCGGGAGCTGACCGTCGCGCGTAACGTGGCCGCCGGGCTCCACACCCAGACCCGGGCGGGCGTCCTCGACGCCCTGGTGGGCACGCCCCGGGCCCGACGCGAGCGCCGGGCCGCCGAGGCGCGGATCCACGAGCTCCTCGACTTCGCGGGGCTCGCCGGGAAGGCCGACCGCGCCGCCGGCGACCTCGCGCTGCCCGACCTTCGCCGGCTGGAGATCGCCCGGGCCCTGGCGGCTCGTCCGCGAGTGCTGCTCCTCGACGAGCCGGCCGCGGGCCTCGACGCCGCCGACGTCGCCGGAGTGGTGGCCGTCATCCGCCGCATCCACGGCCTGGGCGCCACCGTCCTCGTCATCGAGCACAACATGCCTGTCCTGATGCGGCTCGCCCAGCGGGTCGTGGTCCTCGACCACGGCGTCAAGATCGCCGAGGGCCCGCCGGCCGCCGTCCAGCGCGATCCCCGCGTCGTCGAGGCCTACCTGGGT